GCGGGCTTCGGCGGTGCCGGGGATGACGTTGACCTTGTATCCGGCGGACAGGACGGTGGGGGTGACGCTGTTGCGGACGGTCGATTCGACCAGGGGGGCGGCGTCGCCGAGGCGGTCGAGGGTGGCGTCGACGTCCTGGAGGTCGATGTCGACGCCGAGGGCTTTGCCGGTGCGTTCGAGGAAGGCTTCGACGGTGGGGGTGAGGACGATGGGCCAGTTGTGGGCGGCGAGGGCGTGGACGGCGCCGACGAGTCGGGTGACGGCGTTGTCGTCGTTGCGTCGGGAGCCGTGGCCGGCGCGGCCGCGGGCGGTGAGTTTGAGGTGGGCGGTGCCGCGTTCGGCGGTGCCGATGGGGTAGAGGCGGATCTTGCGTCCGTTGGTGTCGCGGACGTGGTAGGTGTAGCCGCCGGATTCGCTGATGGCGGCGGCGCAGTCGGCGAAGAGGTCGGGGTGGTGGGTGGTGAGCCAGTGGGCTCCGTATTCGCCGCGGTCTTCTTCGTCGGCGACGAAGGCGAGGACGATGTCGCGTCGGGGTCGGCGTCCGGTGGCGGCGAGGGAGTGGAGGGCGGCGAGGACGGTGGCGCAGAAGTCTTTCATGTCGACGGCGCCGCGTCCCCAGACGTAGCCGTCGGTGACGGTGCCGGAGAAGGGGTCGACGGTCCATTCGCTGGCGTCGGCGGGGACGACGTCGAGGTGTCCCTGGACGAGGAGTGCGGGCAGGTCGGGGTTGGTTCCGGGGACGCGGGCGACGACGTTGGCGCGTCGGGGCGCGGATTCGAGGATGGTGGGTTCGATTCCGGCGCCCGAGAGGACGGTGGCGCAGAATTCGGCGGCGTCGCGTTCGCCTCGGGCGTCACCTGCGCCGTGGTTGGTGGTGTCGAAGCGGACCAGTTGTGCGCAAAGGTCCACGACGTCGGCTGTCACTGGGTCACACCGCCCTTGTGTTGGTTCGTGGTTCGGTTTGCGGGGTTCGTCAGCCGTATTTGCCTTGTACGGCGCCGTCGGCGATGGCGGTGACGATCTTGAAGGCTTTCATGGCGTCGGTCATGGTGTCGGCGTCGAATCCGACGGTTCGGACGCCGGTTTGTTCGACGGTTGGGATGACGGCGGCCGCCTGGGCGAGGTGGCTGGCGTCGAACTCGACGTCGATGTGGTGTGGGGTCGTGATGGGGGTTCCCCGTCCGGCGCGGCGCATGCTTTCGGTGGCGGCCGCGGTGAGGTCGGCGGCGGTGCGGGACGGGGGGAGGCAGATGGCGGCGTAGCGGCTGACGCATTCCTTGACGGCGACGGTGGCGGCGTCGGGTGCGTAGTCGTGGGCGTCGTCGCAGGTTTTGTCGTCGCCGCTGACGAGGAGGACGGGGACGCCGTACTCGGCGGCCAGCGCGGCGTTGAGGCGGCCTTCGCTGGCGGGGACGCCGTCGAGCCAGACGCCGGTGATCTGGTTGGGCAGGTAGGTGTGGGAGAGGACTCCGTCGCAGCCCGCGCCGGCGTGGTAGCCGAGGAAGACGACGCCGTCGACGCCGGTGTCGATGCCTTCCATCATCGACAGTGGTTTGTGGCGTCCGGTGATCATGCGGGCGCGGGGGTCGAGGTCTTCCAGGAGCACGTTGCGCTGGGAGGAGTGCGCTTCGTTGACGAGGATGTCGGTGGCGCCGCCTTCGGCGAGGCCCGCGATGACGGCGTTGACGTCGCCGGTGAGCAGGCGGCGGAAGCGTTGCCACTGTTCGGTGCCGGGGACGACGTCATCTGTCCAGGTGACACCGGTGGCGCCTTCCATGTCGGCGGAAATCATGATCCTCACGGGTGTCCAACCTAGCCGGGATGTCACAGGTTGCACACCGGGGCCCGCAAATCGTTGACATCGCGATGTGAGGAGTGATTACTTTTCCGCTCCGGCATCCTCTCGTATCCCAGTGAGGTGTACATAGTGAGGTGGACTCGTGTTCGGCGTCGGCTCGCGTCCGTGGGCGCGGTGGCCGTAACGCTGTTGACGGTGGGGTCGCTGGTGCCCGTGGCGACGGCGCAGGAGGACTCGCCGCGGGTGTTGCGGGTGGCGTTGGTGCAGGAGATTGACCACCTGAACCCCTTCACGGCCAGTTTCGCGTCGA
The window above is part of the Saccharomonospora glauca K62 genome. Proteins encoded here:
- a CDS encoding M20/M25/M40 family metallo-hydrolase, whose translation is MTADVVDLCAQLVRFDTTNHGAGDARGERDAAEFCATVLSGAGIEPTILESAPRRANVVARVPGTNPDLPALLVQGHLDVVPADASEWTVDPFSGTVTDGYVWGRGAVDMKDFCATVLAALHSLAATGRRPRRDIVLAFVADEEDRGEYGAHWLTTHHPDLFADCAAAISESGGYTYHVRDTNGRKIRLYPIGTAERGTAHLKLTARGRAGHGSRRNDDNAVTRLVGAVHALAAHNWPIVLTPTVEAFLERTGKALGVDIDLQDVDATLDRLGDAAPLVESTVRNSVTPTVLSAGYKVNVIPGTAEARVDGRVLPGTEEALLSEVDALIGPDIEREFLSRSLPVQAPVDSPWFDAMSDALRSQDPDAVVVPYCLGGGTDAKAFSQLGIDCYGFAPLWLPEGFDYRAMAHGIDERVPVEGLRFGTRVLEHLLVHA
- a CDS encoding M55 family metallopeptidase, which encodes MISADMEGATGVTWTDDVVPGTEQWQRFRRLLTGDVNAVIAGLAEGGATDILVNEAHSSQRNVLLEDLDPRARMITGRHKPLSMMEGIDTGVDGVVFLGYHAGAGCDGVLSHTYLPNQITGVWLDGVPASEGRLNAALAAEYGVPVLLVSGDDKTCDDAHDYAPDAATVAVKECVSRYAAICLPPSRTAADLTAAATESMRRAGRGTPITTPHHIDVEFDASHLAQAAAVIPTVEQTGVRTVGFDADTMTDAMKAFKIVTAIADGAVQGKYG